One window of the Petroclostridium xylanilyticum genome contains the following:
- a CDS encoding carbohydrate ABC transporter permease translates to MLQQKINTNKIRKEPVYQAKSNHFRRTDFIPYIFISPFFIMFMIFMLYPIMYSLVLSFCKWSSSKMNFVGFQNYKRLLTDDVFLKALINTGEILLIQVPVMLLLATLIAVMVNSQLLKCKTFFRTSFFLPVLIDLVTYSLVFSLLFNENYGLINQGIKFLGAQPIGWGTNAIWAKLMVIIAITWRWTGYNSVIILSGLQIIPSELYEAASIDGASSAVIFFKITIPQLKPVLLFCMILSTIGTLKLFVEPYMLTRGGPNNGTLTVMYYLYDTAFGSFNFGLASAGAYIVTILIAILSYFQMRLSKGGEN, encoded by the coding sequence TTGCTGCAACAAAAAATAAATACAAATAAAATAAGAAAAGAACCGGTTTATCAGGCTAAGAGTAACCATTTTAGGAGAACAGATTTCATTCCATATATATTTATATCTCCTTTTTTCATTATGTTTATGATATTTATGTTGTATCCGATCATGTATTCACTGGTGTTAAGTTTCTGTAAATGGAGTTCAAGCAAAATGAATTTTGTAGGATTTCAAAATTATAAACGTTTGTTAACAGATGACGTTTTTTTAAAAGCACTAATAAATACTGGAGAGATACTTTTGATACAGGTCCCGGTAATGCTTTTACTGGCTACATTGATTGCCGTGATGGTTAACTCTCAATTATTAAAATGCAAGACTTTTTTTAGAACCTCGTTCTTTTTACCTGTGCTTATTGATTTGGTAACGTATTCTTTGGTTTTTTCTCTTCTATTTAATGAGAATTACGGATTGATTAATCAGGGAATAAAATTTTTAGGTGCTCAGCCCATCGGATGGGGAACCAATGCTATTTGGGCTAAATTAATGGTGATTATCGCTATAACATGGCGATGGACTGGATATAACAGCGTCATTATCTTATCAGGATTACAAATAATACCTAGTGAGTTGTATGAAGCGGCTAGCATAGATGGCGCTTCAAGTGCAGTTATTTTTTTTAAGATAACCATTCCTCAATTAAAACCTGTGCTGTTATTCTGTATGATACTTTCCACTATTGGGACATTAAAGCTTTTTGTTGAGCCATATATGCTTACGAGGGGCGGGCCAAACAACGGAACGCTTACAGTCATGTATTATTTATACGATACGGCATTTGGCTCATTCAACTTTGGCCTTGCTTCAGCAGGAGCTTATATCGTGACAATACTCATTGCAATTTTATCGTACTTTCAAATGCGGTTATCTAAGGGAGGGGAGAATTAA